Proteins encoded together in one Argiope bruennichi chromosome 1, qqArgBrue1.1, whole genome shotgun sequence window:
- the LOC129974879 gene encoding uncharacterized protein LOC129974879: MPLVFFATSVEAVYPVMIAQFAISRLSKDIDVKKDVITLFWSCFVFGRFVSVGLAYRCCSSPQFIVVSLGLQLCSGCLLALTSHEEEVILWIATGFLGLAGSSIIPSTFVWLHDHIYVNSKVIGFLLIVSITCLITNAFWIKTSFAKNPKAPLYFILLSPTLYAIAFAIQAIVFKQIEHPTPRRRMPRVQRAGSSLSHTGIPRCLSSKNLHRNEKLHDSKECQHVISDMGTLKANVQKQNLRTMNLLRSLEFPAESVIQTNHSKSLIERRQPDES, translated from the exons ATGCCTCTTGTGTTCTTCGCAACTTCTGTGGAAGCGGTTTATCCTGTAATGATTGCGCAGTTTGCAATTTCCAGACTATCGAAGGATATCGACGTGAAGAAAGATGTCATCACCCTATTTTGGAGTTGTTTTGTATTCGGAAGATTCGTTTCTGTTGGCTTAGCATATAG ATGTTGTTCTTCTCCTCAATTTATCGTCGTCAGTTTGGGTCTCCAATTGTGCTCCGGATGTCTTCTGGCTTTGACAAGTCACGAAGAGGAAGTAATTTTGTGGATTGCCACTGGGTTCTTGGGCCTAGCAGGATCCTCTATCATACCGAGCACATTTGTGTGGCTTCATGACCATATATATGTAAACAGCAAAGTGATTGGCTTTTTGCTCATTGTTTCCATAACCTGTTTAATA ACAAACGCATTTTGGATCAAAACCTCTTTCGCTAAGAATCCCAAAGCTCCTCTTTATTTCATTCTCCTATCCCCTACTTTGTATGCCATCGCCTTTGCCATCCAAGCTATTGTCTTCAAGCAAATAGAACATCCCACTCCACGGCGAAGAATGCCTCGTGTACAGAGAGCTGGAAGTTCTCTGTCCCACACTGGCATTCCAAGATGCCTCAGTTCCAAAAATCTGCATAGGAATGAAAAGTTACATGATTCGAAAGAATGTCAACACGTCATCAGCGACATGGGTACATTGAAAGCGAATGTTCAGAAACAGAATCTCAGAACTATGAATCTGCTTCGAAGCCTCGAGTTTCCAGCAGAAAGTGTGATTCAGACAAACCATTCAAAATCCCTGATCGAACGGAGACAACCAGACGAATCTTGA